DNA sequence from the Glycine soja cultivar W05 chromosome 18, ASM419377v2, whole genome shotgun sequence genome:
TAAGCCTGAGGGAAGCAACTTTTCTAGCATATTTGAAGTGCTAGTTGCAGCACAACACAAACGCCATTTTCATGTGCCTGCTGCTGAGGAAACAGAAGGAGCCTTTTATGATCATCCACTCCATGATGATTCAGAAACAAAGCTGCCTCTTACAAATGAATTTAGGTAAAATAATATCTCAGATAAAATGTCAATTTTAGTCCCAGAAATTAACATGGTTAGTcaatttagtccttaacatTACGAAATGGTAAATTAATGTCAAGGTAATTCAATTTAGTCGTCAATGTAGTTTCTTGAATTTCACAATCATAATTTAATCATTGATGTTAGAGACTTATGCACATCAAAGTCAAAGTCAAAGGATCAAATTGACCAATAGTTGCCGATGTGAAAAGAGTGCTTACTTATAATATGAAAGATTGAATTAATTGGCTGATTGATTGCTTCTAATTAAAGTCATATACTAAATTAACTATTAAACTGACCCATTGGTACCGATTTGaggaaattaattaacattatatataataattgcattataaaaaaaacgaaCCTTATAACAGAAATCTTGGTCAACCTTGAATTTGCTCATCttattgatttttgtttcttaGATGCTTAAACAAAGCTGCTATTGTAGAGGAGAATGAATTGAACAATGATGGGTCAAGCAAAGACCCATGGAGACTTTGTAGCGTCCAACAAATTGAAGAGCTGAAGTGTTTGCTCAAGATCATGCCAATATTCATAACCAGCATTATAGTCAACATTCCAATAGGACAACAAGCAATATTTGGAGTGTCACAAGCATTGAAAATGGACAGGAACCTGGGGCACAATTTTGAGATACATGCTGGGTCAGTAAATGTGATAATGATGCTGTCAATAGGCGTGTTCCTCCCAATCTATGACCAAATAATTGCCCCAGCACTAGAGAAAATCACCAAGCAAGAGGGGGGGCTCACAACCCTCCAAAGGATTGGACTTGGACATGCATTTGGTGTTCTCTCAATGGTGGTTTCAGGGTTGGTGGAGATCAAGAGAAGAGAATTGGCCATTTCGAAGGGTGCTTCTGATGGGGTTGCACCAATGTCAGTGATGTGGCTGGCTCCTCAATTCATGCTCTTAGCATGTTGCCATGTGTTTGGAACTGTTGGACACACTGAGTTCTTCAACAAGGAGTTCCCTGATGGCATGAAAAGCATTGGAAATTCCTTGCTGTGCCTCAATGTCTCAGCTGCTAGCAACTTGAGCAGCTTCATAGTGAACATTGTGCATTCCTACACTAGGAAGCTAGGGCAACCAGATTGGCTTGATGGCGACATTAACAAGGGAAGATTAGAGTATTTCTACTTCTTCATTGCGGCTTTGGGAGTGTTGAATATGtgttatttcatattttgttcTCGTCGCTATCATTACAAGATTACAAGACTCCTATGAAAGGTTGAAGCTAGCCAAAAACTTAGCAATTTGAAAAGTCACATTTTTTAAGTGGTTGTATATCTTGGCTATTCATGTATAGTTTATGATTCATATTCAGTCTCGTGCAGAGAAGGTGATTTTTGAGGTGCCAATAGTTGAGGTACCAATATAATTGAGATGTCAGAAATCTAGTCTGAGGCtcctttttgtttaaaacaaaaGTTTTGTGTAGAAATGTctttatgttaataaaatatttattatgagttacatgttttaattttaaaattaattttatttaaattttaaatcttaaaacaTTATATCAAAGCAAAGATATTTTTAcagtaaaattattaaatatatttttatttattagataaaCTAAATTTTATGATTACTGTAGTACTAATCAATATACAACTTatattataaaagttttttaaaacaattggtTTATCACGTGAAACAAGAAAGTTAAAATCTATAATAGTAATAAGAAAGTAACTGGATGAAGGTTTGAAGTTTGATGTGATGATTATTGAAttgtgaaatttaaattcactAGTTATTGACCCATGATAGCATGgacatttatttgattataaatacatatatactttttattttattttttatatatttataaattgtgtgagaaatttatgattaaaaattaagaagtatcgaattaaaatgtaattataatttaaaaatatgaaataataatataatttaattatattacaattattatattataaatatacataaattttattaatgtcataatatttaaagtttataaacaatattttaaataaattaaaaataaaaagtaatcaaGTTACATTAAAATCATtggaattaaatattaattatattaaattaattattattttaatatctaatagaaaaattatatttattataggtGCTAAGCATTATTTTCTACTTGTGAGAATGAAATTCACTAACTAACTGTTTTTTGttaaatactaattaaatattaaattcatatttattttttttctccttaacATAATGCAACATCAATTAGTTATAGAAAATCTATTAGTCGTAATAAATACTTACAAGAGTGTTATTTATGTCCAAATGTTTCAATTAGTTTTCCTGTCAAGATTTCTAATTAAGGATATGATATGTTATATGTATAAcacaatataaaatgataaaatagttaaattgtaaataaaatataactcgAAGCATAAaagtagagaaaaaaaagtaaaaacaagatAATACAAGAGTTTAGAGAGAATTAatgagaattatatatatatatatatatatatatatatatatatatatatatatatatatatatatatatatataattagaaaacaaacttttaacattagtttttatggacatttaacattgatttttaatcaATGTTGAAACTACCgtcattaaaattatcatttttaacattgattatgaaaatcgatgttgaaatctattatacaacatcggttctcctcAAAACCGATGTGGTAAAGtaggaaataaacaaaaatcaaaaccgatgttatacgtattatataatattagtttttccagaattgatgttattttttgcatttttggcTACTCACACCCCTTACTTCACATACTTTCTCACACCCCTTATGTGACCCCCACCCTTAACCCACAATGGATCATATTTTTTGTTGGAGAGATCCCACAATTGCTTGCCATGAGACCATTCAACAATATCATCATTTGTTCCCTACACATAATCCCATTAGTAGACAAACAAAATTATGAACTATattaattcttcaaaaaaatgacatatttcATGAAGACAAGTATCCATGCCAGCTAAGTTGTTTTGTATGGATTATGGACTTCTGAAAAAATGAATTCATGAATAATGATACACGGCAACATTAAGTAACATAGAAGTTTCAAAAAGTCATCATGAGTTCCAAATAATATCTATTTGTCTTCCTTAAAATTGATTCCATTTACAATGATGACTACTATGCTATATGTTGCTTTGCCTGCTTCAATGAATGAGGTAAGAGGTTAACAAACAACCTCCATGAGAAATGCAAAAATGTATCGATGTTATGAAAATCATTGAAATGGTATGTTTTTGCCTTGATATATGgatataaaagaattatttaatgTTCCTTTTTGTGGCTCAAAATCTTTCACACgcgcacacacacatacacagatCAATTATGGTTGGTCATGAGGTAGTTTCTTCAATAGTAGCATGGAAAAAACATCTTTCACTAAATATTAGACAACCATTAACCAACAATGTTTCCAAACCGAAAAAATTAGACACATACAATTAAGCATTCTACCATTGTATGTCCTACCACAAAAGACCATCCATTCTCCCATTTTTTATGTCCCAATTTTTCATATAGAACATTCAATTCCACTTTATTGGTCTTTAGATTTATTGTATACCACATACTTTACCTAGTAAGATAAGACTTTTATTGTTCTTGTTAGTACATGAATCATGATATTGAAATGAACCTCCATTAAAGAAATTAGTTAGTAGCTTTAACATTGCATAAGtagtgtataaaaaaataagatattcaaCCACAAAgaaatgcaaaataaataaaaaattaatgtttccaGTGAATATCCCCTTCCAAGGCATTAAAGAAACAAAGATAAAGTGTAATTAATTGAGCAAACAACCAAAGggataaaagaaaaagtcatTTATTGGTCACCAATGTATTTTCCCTGTGTCAAATAGCCAATGTTCAATTCTTCAACTAGATCATGTTGCTTGTCAAGACCCTGTTGTCTAGCAAAATATACAAGCCTATGGCTATCAATAGTGTTTCCCCTATTGATAATCAAAACAATGCTAGTTGAACCATAGTTCTTCTTCAGAATACTCCACTTCTAAAGTGGTTCATATAAGTTTGTCCACTGATGAAGTGTAAAGTCATGCTCAATCTTACGTGAGTCCAAACAAGCTATATTCCATACAACATTCTTGAACACCTACCAAATTGATAAGAGAACATTTAGAATCGTCTtgaaaataagtataaaaagaaaaggactagACTCTAATCGCGACCTGTTGGTAGAACCAAAGTTATCAAAAGGAGTGTGACCCTAACCGCTACCAGTCAATAGAACCAACACTATCAATTCTTAACCCAAGAACAAAGGAAAAACTCTCACAATAAAGAAACTCAAATTCCATTAATCTTCAAAATCTTCCGAACAAAGTATTTAAGGAGTCTATTTATACTTCTACTAATAATCCTAATTTAGGTTCAAGACccaataactaatctaataatttaaagacttcaaaataacaataaaagataaaaggtCATGGCAACCCATTACAAGTCCAAAAATAGGCCCATCATGTTGGGCTTAATTATTATCTAATCAGCCCAATATTAATAGTTCTCCAAAATTGATCAACTCAGCCCATGAATGTTTCTTGTCTTGTAAATTAGGCTTCCTAGAGTGATTCTTTAAGTTGGCCTCAAAGCATCTTCATCAATTTATAGGAGAGTGACCCAATTAGGTGCAACCCTTAATTCACAttggtcttctttctctttgatcttTTGAATCAGGCCTTACAATGCTTGCTTCATCCTCTTAGTCTTGGACCTTGTCATAGGACCTCCAATCTCCTATAAAGGATCCTTAGACGGGCCAGCTACACCTCCATCACAAATACCAAATTGACATTATGACTTGATCAAAATTCACAGTTGGGAAGAAATATAAACAACACAACCAATGATAACAAAAAGAGTGATTAACTAGATATAAAGCTTTGACATCTGAGCTTCTTCCAAGTCCCTAAAAAACTTGTAAATTCAAATTATgggatttaaaaatatttcatattgaATTTAAAGCCATGTTCAAAACGGAAGATATGAGTGtggctattatgtcatgcattggatgtggtaCGTTGTCAATGGGGGTTTGAAGAATGAATGAAGCATGATTATTTACTTTAACAAGTTTCAATTATTAGTTTACtatttgtttttaatcattttacatgtaattgactaatttgtatattttatattttgtagtgGTTTGGTGATGGAACACCATTAGACATTGAGACCATAAAAACAATTCGCAAGAAAGGGGCAGgatattatttaaaagttaaaaacataTGATTTAGAAAGGTTTAGATGATATAGAAGCTTATATTGTATTAATGTTTATTGTAGACATTATaaataagtttgttaatttattgacaattatttgagcatatatatatatataattttttttttgtttattacaaTTTTTCTGAGTCTGATTTTTTGAAATTGTAGAAGGGTTATTGGCCTTACAACCTGTTCACCAAAACAAGGTATGACTCAAATCTAAATGAGTTGCATTAGTGACTAGTTTATGTCATAGTGCGTTGCAACTTTTCATTTAAGAAATGTAGTCTACTGTCATATTTGTTTGTGGGATGCAGCTGAGAAACTTGAAAGTAGTTCTCATGTAACTCTTCAACCGTCTTCAGTTGTTTATAATGAAGTTTTAAATGTCAGCATCCAACACTGCTTATCAATTTATCAGTTGTTTTTATGGCAATTGGCTGATTGATTTTTAATGCAGAGTCTCGAGTCTGATGGCTTAAGGGATCACTTGGGCAATTTtgctaaacaattaaataagGAAAGACAAATTATTTATCCTCCTGATAGGATACCATCAAAACTTGGAGCTTTACTTCCAACATTGATAGAGGTTGTGGCCAAAGAATACAAAGGTTTTTTTGCTCAAAAATCAATTATTGAGAAGAGGAAAGAAGAACAAGAATGATAGCTTCTTGAAATGGTAAACTTTtatgaattataaatttttctctttgtttcggcttattttttagtaataataattttttatagctCTCTTGGGAAGCTctaaaaaattgtttgtttctCCTAAATAAATTAATCCAAGCATCCACTTTCTATTAATGTTGTATATTATgagttctttatttttgaactgATTAAACTTTTCCTTTAATATAAGGAACTAGAGAAGGAGTCAAAGAGGCTAAGACCGtagaaaataactaaataagCAGAACAAAGAAGGCTTGCCACTCAGTATGGACATAGAAAGAATCAGAGTATCATTAGGGAGATGGAGGATAGAGAAAATGAAGTACTTGAAGCTTTACTCCAAGAAGCTGAAAAGCGTAttaaaaagaatgaaagaaaccAATCATAGAGGGGGTAACTTGAAGTCTGTCTTTCGTTAAACTCCTGATTTGTTCGGTCTGCAAATTTTGACTGCAAACCCTATACCTGTAGGGCAAAATCAACAGTAGACCTTGATGGAGTTGACTTTGACTAAACAACCCCAGGAAAGACAGGAAATGGAAAAGAAATTGCAGAAGTTAGCAAAAACCATGGATTTTTTGCTCTTGGATATGCACATATGAAGTTGCTTTTGAAAATGGTATCACACTTTAGTTTGATAGCTATCTATGTTTTTGGATTTAGAAGCATATATGGGGAGGTTTTTGAGTTCACAACAATGAATGTTTCTAACTGGTTTTGTTGTTACCAAGGCAAGGAAAGTAAAATATTGTTCAGTTCAGGAGAGAAAATTAAAAGGTTTGGTGAGTTTTGGGTTCCTGGGATGCGTCTTTCAAAGGTTATAGGTGTGAAGTTGTTTTCTATTTGTGGTTTGGCTACTATTTCCTATTGGCTACTAGTCAAGTCACTAACCCAATTGAAGGTATATTCATCCCCCCTCTCTAAATGTAGTAGGTACATTGGCTACTATTTCATATTCTATTAGATCTCATAGCAAGTATTACCAAATGTTCTCCCCCTCTTTGATGAGGacttttatcaatatatttgtttgtttctatGCTTTAATCATGGAAACCATTATCAATAAAGCTagcaaaatatgaaaatatagaatttatgtctctagtaattaaaataatactcCCTCCATCTCATTTTATTTGTTACTTTTGGAATATTTATGTTTGAAATTATTTGTCACTTTAGAATATcaagaaaacatttattattcttttccaATAATTCCTTCAAGAAATGAATGTGTTGGTAGATGTTTAGTTGCTACATTGTAGTCAATCATTTATGGATTAAGGGTCATAATTGTAgtcaaataataatagtattttGTCTTAGAAATTGGTATAAGCAGTTGTTTTCATTTCTGCCAAAATAATATGCTTATAATATGTAATGTTTTCATTTGGTTCTATTGATAGTGTGAttattgttggatcgagtggcctcaaaataattaagaaggggggggggtgaattaattattcctaaaactttaccaattaaaatttactcttttaaggcttttacttttgttgttaaaagaatatggagtagaagagaaacttaacagaaagtaaaagcgaaaattaaatgcacagcagaaagtaaaagagtagggaagaaggaaacaaacacacaagagtttttatactggttcggcaacaacccgtgcctacctccagtccctaagcgacctgtggtccttgagatttctttcaaccttgtaaaaatacttttacaagcaaagacccacaagggatgtacccttccttgttctctttgaaaccctagtggatgtaccctccactagaactgatccataagagatgtaccctctcttgttctcaatcaaacccaagtagatgtaccctctacttgtaccacaaaggatgtaccctccaatgtgttaagacaaagatctcaggctgttacacctttgatactttgtgaatggggatacaaaagaattctcaggcggttaaacctttaaACGcatttgtattagggaatgggaagaatcaaaagaattctcagactgtgttgttttgaattctttgacaagggagaagggagacacaaaagaattcaggcggttagtctcttgttcttttggaaaagagagaagagagacacaaaaagaattcaggcggttagtctcttgttcttttggaaaagagagaagagagacacaaaaagaattcaggcggttagtcccttgttcttttggaaaagagagaagagagacacaaaaagaattcaagcggttagtccttggcgaattctttttggcaaagggagaagagaatgaaaagatgaatagcacaagttttcaaggtttagaaaaccagaaaacttcagaaagcttttggtacaaaagaagaagaag
Encoded proteins:
- the LOC114394745 gene encoding protein NRT1/ PTR FAMILY 2.13-like, whose amino-acid sequence is MPSLQKKLLDEESLAESVPQAHSRKPGWKAMPYILGNDTIERLATFGMQANFVVYLMKVYNMDQVLSANILNAWLAVSNITPLIGAFIADAYLGKFLTITLASFASLVGMAIVMLTAWVPKFHPAPCSIQQQQFGKCTGQTNFQMGVLMFGLFWLSIGTGGIRPCSVPFAVDQFDLTTAEGRHGSSSFYTLYYTTQTLIMLINQTLLVYIQDSVSWTLGFALPTVFMLISIILLFAGTKVYAYVKPEGSNFSSIFEVLVAAQHKRHFHVPAAEETEGAFYDHPLHDDSETKLPLTNEFRCLNKAAIVEENELNNDGSSKDPWRLCSVQQIEELKCLLKIMPIFITSIIVNIPIGQQAIFGVSQALKMDRNLGHNFEIHAGSVNVIMMLSIGVFLPIYDQIIAPALEKITKQEGGLTTLQRIGLGHAFGVLSMVVSGLVEIKRRELAISKGASDGVAPMSVMWLAPQFMLLACCHVFGTVGHTEFFNKEFPDGMKSIGNSLLCLNVSAASNLSSFIVNIVHSYTRKLGQPDWLDGDINKGRLEYFYFFIAALGVLNMCYFIFCSRRYHYKITRLL